In the Salvia miltiorrhiza cultivar Shanhuang (shh) unplaced genomic scaffold, IMPLAD_Smil_shh original_scaffold_350_2, whole genome shotgun sequence genome, GACACAATGGGTTGGATGGGTTGGGTACCCTTTACTTGTTTCTTCTTAGAGCACGTCGGGTAGGGTACATatacattttataaatatatgaatgcACATTGATTTGACTGTAATTTGAAAGTAAGGATAGAGTAGGGTAGAATAGGTTGGCGGGTATCTTTTATTTGTCAATATTCACTCTATATTGTTGCCCTGCGTGAAAGATGTGTGGGATAGGGTGCCTCTGATATTATGTGCTGAAGTGTTGGGTAGAGTGGGTTGGATCTGTTATCAGTGTTGAAGTGTTGGGTAGGATGGGTTGAAGGGGTCAGTATAGAGGGCAATTCTCTCAACATATATCCATGTATGTAGTAAAAAATTTGTAGCGTTGGGTCGACGAAAAATAGAGGGAATGAAGCTTTTTAACTTCtccctatacatatatatatatatatatatatatatatatatatatatatatatatttaccatTTTATCTTTGTTTGATTGTTGAAGTGTTTGGAGAACTTGTAGATTCTAGAGTGAAGATTTTTGGAGGAGATTCTAAGAGGTTGGTTTTCTTTCACTTACTTCGCATGTTCTTGAGATTCTTCGAATATTCTTCGTATTTTTGTTGAGTTTTTACGAGCATGTCGTTTTCATATTTTTGTCGTATTTTGCTTTGATCTAGCTCGATTCGTTGTTTATTTTTAGCTTTGCTTCTATATGTTGAATGTTTATGATCTAGCCTCCGTCGGGTTGGATTGGTTACATTATTTGTTTGGTTGCTACAACTTTTTGTATTTGTCTGTTTGATTGGGTTGAATTGTAGTTTGATATATGCTTGTGGATAGTTGGCTTGGTTGTGACTGTTAGTTTGTCATGCTTGTTCGATGAGTTGCGTCTTGGCTATAATATGTGCTTATTTGTTGTTGCTTGGTTGGTTGGTAGCTGTGGGGCTTTTTTAAACTCAAACTTGCTGCTTTATAGGATGTCTGATATGTCTTACCGAAGTGGGGACCACACGGGTTCGTCGGGTAGTTCCGTTAGGATATTTGGTGATGGAGAGAGCGCGATGTGTCTTGCCATTACGGGAAATGTGGTTGGGTCAAGTTGGGCTAAGTTGCCTGCTAAAAAATCTGGAGTCGGGTTTGGGGTGAATAGTTTTGGTCCCATTGTGGGTTCAGAAAAGATGGGTGACACTCTTCCAAAAAATAATCGTGTTTCTAAGATAAATTCTGAGGATTATTTGCGTTGGATCCGTCGGGCTTATAGCATCCCCGAGTGGGCAAGTTTGCATGCTCCCGATACATCACTTCGTCCTAATTGGGATGTTGAGGGTATGGTCTGTATGTACGAGCTTCCCTTTACTTTGGGCCTTCGTCTCCCGCTCCCCCGTCTGGTGGTTGAGCTTTGTAACTACTACCGAATTTCTCCGAGTCAACTGATGCCTAATACTTGGACGATCCTAATGGCCGCGGAAGTGTTTGCGGAACGGAAGGGTTTTGACATCAATATATATGATGTCTTGTATGCTTACCAGTTGGGTGAGACTCGTATAGATAAGGGTCGTTATCAATTTAACTCCCGTTCTGATGCCCCAATACTCATTACTAACCTTCCGGAGGATCGTACAAAGTGgaaggaaaaatatttttttatcagtGTCGAGGCTTTAGGGATCCAAGATGGTTACAAGGTTCCGTCTGCTTGGTCCAAGCCGCGTGAGTATTTTGGGTTTATTTGTTGTTATGAAGTGTGTTGTTATGAAATTGTTATCTAATAAGGCATCATTTCTCTAATATGCAGGTCGGATCAACGGGAGTCTTCCAGTTATATGCGGGTTACCGGAAAGGGCACAAAGGTTTTACTCATTCTCGGAGGAAGATCGTGACTGGCGGGTGATCCTGTCGGAGGACAATCTTAGGGGTTCTTCTTTGTGGTGTGAGATTCCTGTTCGTACCGAAGGTATTGTTCATCCACCTAGTCGTGCTCGCTTTCGTATTGCTCTAGTAGCTAGAGCTTTGGAAATTCTAAGGCAAGGTCGTGAAGTGGAAGGTTTTCcattattatttgaattgacCCCTGCTGAGCGCGTATTTGTAGACCAAGCGATGGCAGACCTTCCATTCTACAAACCAAAAGGCAGTCGGGCTGCGTACGAGCGCATCCaacagaagaaaaagaaagttaTGGTTAGCTCAAGTGAGGAACCGACGACTGATCTCTTGGATACGGTGTCTCTACCCTCGCCTGTCGGGAAGGGCAAGCGATCCGCTTCATCCGTCGTCTCTGATCAGTCTGGTGGCTCAACTATTATGAAGTTCCCAGTGGATGCTGCTGCTTATACGCCTTGTGCTCCGCAGCTTGAGGATCGTGCTCGGTTGGATGCTGCTGGCTATGACTCGGCTATGGAGGCTATCATTTCCCATTCATTTTTGGTAGGGTTATGTTGCTTCTTATTCTTTGTGtcgttcattttcttttttg is a window encoding:
- the LOC131004181 gene encoding uncharacterized protein LOC131004181 isoform X2, which produces MCLFVVAWLVGSCGAFLNSNLLLYRMSDMSYRSGDHTGSSGSSVRIFGDGESAMCLAITGNVVGSSWAKLPAKKSGVGFGVNSFGPIVGSEKMGDTLPKNNRVSKINSEDYLRWIRRAYSIPEWASLHAPDTSLRPNWDVEGMVCMYELPFTLGLRLPLPRLVVELCNYYRISPSQLMPNTWTILMAAEVFAERKGFDINIYDVLYAYQLGETRIDKGRYQFNSRSDAPILITNLPEDRTKWKEKYFFISVEALGIQDGYKVPSAWSKPRRINGSLPVICGLPERAQRFYSFSEEDRDWRVILSEDNLRGSSLWCEIPVRTEDQAMADLPFYKPKGSRAAYERIQQKKKKVMVSSSEEPTTDLLDTVSLPSPVGKGKRSASSVVSDQSGGSTIMKFPVDAAAYTPCAPQLEDRARLDAAGYDSAMEAIISHSFLGTRGILYLGDKVKELEKQLTKLRAEQVDCRKENRDLKKRKVGLDNVIKGLQEQMASHEQDARKLHEALENLEAVSARVRDLESEIVQLRSMMEDVGLEAEVLTRGEIYQEFRDGKSGEWDIDRCILEMENLLQQRAEKAAAIQARAAAEAKELTDTLGRLDAEDAAGVSHGSTDS
- the LOC131004181 gene encoding uncharacterized protein LOC131004181 isoform X1 — protein: MCLFVVAWLVGSCGAFLNSNLLLYRMSDMSYRSGDHTGSSGSSVRIFGDGESAMCLAITGNVVGSSWAKLPAKKSGVGFGVNSFGPIVGSEKMGDTLPKNNRVSKINSEDYLRWIRRAYSIPEWASLHAPDTSLRPNWDVEGMVCMYELPFTLGLRLPLPRLVVELCNYYRISPSQLMPNTWTILMAAEVFAERKGFDINIYDVLYAYQLGETRIDKGRYQFNSRSDAPILITNLPEDRTKWKEKYFFISVEALGIQDGYKVPSAWSKPRRINGSLPVICGLPERAQRFYSFSEEDRDWRVILSEDNLRGSSLWCEIPVRTEGIVHPPSRARFRIALVARALEILRQGREVEGFPLLFELTPAERVFVDQAMADLPFYKPKGSRAAYERIQQKKKKVMVSSSEEPTTDLLDTVSLPSPVGKGKRSASSVVSDQSGGSTIMKFPVDAAAYTPCAPQLEDRARLDAAGYDSAMEAIISHSFLGTRGILYLGDKVKELEKQLTKLRAEQVDCRKENRDLKKRKVGLDNVIKGLQEQMASHEQDARKLHEALENLEAVSARVRDLESEIVQLRSMMEDVGLEAEVLTRGEIYQEFRDGKSGEWDIDRCILEMENLLQQRAEKAAAIQARAAAEAKELTDTLGRLDAEDAAGVSHGSTDS